GATAAATAAGCTTTTTGGCCTTTCCCATAATAAAGATAGGTAATGTCAGTAAGCAGGACCTTCCCTGGCACCTCCTGATTGAATTTACGTTTAAGAAGGTTTGGACAAGTAAGGTGCTCCTTGGTTGCCTTGGCCATCTTCCTATAGGGGTTCGCCCTTCTGATTTTCGCTAGGAGATTATATTTTGTCATCAACCGTCTGATTTTCTTATGATTCATTACAGCAGAGTAGTCATTCTCCATAATCATTTTGATTTGGAGAGCGCCTACTTTTTCCTTTTTGCTGATGAAAATATTTCTGATCAATTCTATATCCAATCCATCCTGTTCTTCACGTAGCTCCCGGTAAGGAGCTGCCTTTACCCAATCATAGTAACCACTTCGACTTACACCAGCCAATTTGCATAGATAAGAAACAGCCTTCTTTAATTGGTGTATTCTAATCGTCCTTTCAATCAGATAGAACTTCTCGGCAGAAGTTAGAATTATTTCTTTTTCAAAGCCTGCCTTTCTAGCTCTTCCAGCTTTTTTAGGAAGTCATTTTCTGCTTCAAGGAATTTAATTCTCGCCTCGGCCTTCCTAAGTTGTTCCTCTACAGACTGTGGCTTGGAAGTGGGACGTCCTGTACTTCCTTTTCCACGCCGTTCCGTAAGGAAGCCTTCCTCACCAAACCTTTCAAAGGTACTACGCCAGCGCTGTAGACAACGTATGGGTTGTTTCTTTCCAACTATTTCGAGATTAATTCCCTGGTCCATGAAAATTTGAGAGGGGGCTTTCCCCTTTTTATATTCTTTAACAGATTTTTTCTTGAATTCAGGACTATAGGAAATAGATCGCTCGGAAGCACTAATGATATTTGGATTCTTTTCAAGTTCTTTAATTTGAAATTCAGTATATATATTCTTACTCATAGAAACCCTCCGTCCATACTCATTACATCCATTGAAACATAAAAAAACCCGGATAAGGAACACTTTTTTATGTGTGTCCGTTATCCGGGGTATAGTTCATAAATGAGTTTTGAGACATTTAGTTTGGTTTTCCTTTAAAACAAACATTGGATGGAATGGCGTTAAAATTAGCAATCATTTTAGTTATCCCTTTATTAGTTGGATTAATCGTTAAGTTTACCCTTGGTCGAATAATAAAGTTACCTGATACAATTTCAAATTTTATATCCACAATAGTTTTTCTGGTTATTTTTTATAAGATTATAATTTGGGTTTTGGGTTAAACAGGAGATAGCATCCATTGAATTGGATGCTTTTTCTTTTCAGGAAAAACGAAAAATATATAAAATATTCCAAATATTATTGACGTGAGTAAATATAAATGATATAATTAATATATAGAAAGGGGGGACAAGCAAGTGGCAAAAACGGCAATCGTGCTAGGGTTGGTACTAACATCGCTGATGATAGTAGAAAAAACCTTAGACATAATTACAAAAATAAAAAGCCCAAAAATGACGCTACCGGGAAGTAAGCAATCAAAATTTGAGCCGAGGGAGAGAAGTTCGCAGCTTCTCTTCCTTAATAAGAATTATAACAGGATGCCACTTGTTAAACAATATGATGAAAAGGGTAATAGATTACGACAGCTTTTTAGTACTGGTGATTTTAGCTTATCTCTTGTTTTTCCAAGACAAGGTACATGAAGGATTATTAAAGAGCACTTTGGAAATCTTACTTATTATCTTGATGGTACTCATGATAATCGATAAAGTATTGTCTCTTTATCATCGTTACCAGGAAAGGAAATCGTAATGTATACATTTAATTCAAGAGAAGAACTTGCTGCATTCGTACAGGATGAAATAATTAACACCACTGAAGCATTAGATATTTTACAATGCTCTAGGCAAAACTTAAATAACTTAGTCAAAAGAGAAGTTTTAACTCCAATTAAAGATCTGCCTCGGGACCGACTGTTTTTTAAAGAGGATATCGTAAAGCGTAAGGATTATATGGATAAGAAAAGAGAAGCATCATCCTAGCCGATGGTGCTTTTTTGTTTGTCATTATTTGTCGAAGGTTACCTGTTGTTAAAATAGTTCCTTTTACTCATAATAATGGGTGGAGGAGATTAATATGTCTAGAGTGAAAAGAATTGGTTTTAATTTTTTTAAAAGTATGACACAGAATGCAGATGGTAGATATGTAAGGTTAAACTTAAGTCCTATTTTTAACCATATTATTGATCAATACCAAAGGGCAAGAACTAGCGGAGACCCAGAATATAAAAGAGTTTATTCTTATAATAATGAACCTGCAAGACTTTCAGAAATTAATGTTGATTTTAATACACAGTATTTTCATCTCACTTTCGAAAGATTGAACTATGCTTTACCGAATAAAACTACTCTTCATGGGGAGTCAGAGATATTAGATCTAGACTCTGATGAATTTATAGGTCACGAAGCTACGGTGCTTTATGATTCGCAAAATCATATATTAATGATACAAAGAAATAGGGATTCATTGGGACCAACTGCTATTGCAGCGTTTATAGAATCTCTTGTTGTACAAGCAAATGTATCAAGTAATTTTTCTTGCGCGATGGTCACTGATAAAACAGCTAAAAGAAGAGCTTTTAATCAAACTTCCTATAGAAAAATTACGACAAAGGTTGTGGGCACAAAAGCTAATGGTCTTCTTGAACGTTTATTTGATACCAATCCAGGAGTCGCTTCAATTGAGATATCTTTCAATTCAAAGGCGGTAAAAGATGCAGAAATTGATCAGGACTTCACTCTACAGTTACTGGAGGACTTTATTGATGATCCAGAAGTTGAAAGATTGAGAATAAGAGCTAGAGAAAATGAAGAATCGCCTGTTGAACCAATTGACTTAATAAACCATAAACTTGAAGCTTCACAAACAGTTGATTTAAGGACTGACAGGCAATTAAACACCTATAGGGTTTTTGAGTATATGGTTGAACTTTATAATACGACAGATGGTGGGTATAAAAATAAAATACTAAGGATGGATTGAGATGCGGTTTAGCTATTTATTCGTTACCATAGCTATAGTGTTATCGTTAATCATTAGCACCATTATATATATATATTTACCGATTTTTAAATTTGAAGGATTTGAAAAAGCTCTTGATGGAATCTTATTGCTTTCAAGTATTTCTCTAGGGTTTTACGGTGCTTGTTTGAGTGTGTTAGCCTCAATATTTAACACAAAGATGGTTAAAGAAATAATGAATGATAAAAATTATAGAGCTGAATTTATATTTGTTTCAGTTTCTGCTTTAATCATTGGCTTTGTTTTAGTTATCACAACTATTGTATATCAGGTTCTTTTTGCCAATGGTAGGGTTAGTTTTGCTATTATGAACTGTGTAAATTCAGTTTGGATATTTTTGTTAATGATATTCCTTAGTTTTAGCTTTCTTTTTGTTTTAACTGCATTTTTTATATTCTTTAAAAATAAAGATAAGCAAGAAGATGAACAAGTTAATTCAGGTGAGATCAGAAACCCTGAATTTTAATTAAGGATCCGTTAGGATGTTTTTGTATATTGAATATTGTGAGTGTATTCCTAGCTATGTTTGAAGAATTCTTCAAGACGCTCTTAAGGACTTACTAGGGTAATGTATAAATAATTAAACTAATGAGCTATCTCAATCATGGGATGGCTTTTTCTTTTGGAGAAAGAAGGTGGATTATAAAAGGGTTATGGCTGAGTACAAGACAGAAGCACAGAAGAAGAAGGGAGAAATAAACCATGATAGTTGAAACAAGAAAAACAGCATCTGGTACGGAGTATTGGGATGCAAAAGAAAAGAAAGTTTTATTTGTACCTAAAGGACAGAAGCCTAACTTTGAAATGACAGAGAATCCAAAGTCTATGATATATGGAATGGATTTAGCAAAAGGTAAAGATAAGACGTTGATTAACGATGAATTTGTGGATACAACTCCATATGGTGTAAATGATGGAGAAACAAGTTACCAGCTTAATGAAATGACGATTAAAGAGCTTAGGTCACTTGCAGAACAACAGGAGATTAAGATTCCTAAGGATGTAACAAAGCGTGATGATATGGCTCAGTGCATCTTCGAGAACTGGTCAACTGATGATGAAGAATGAAATACTGTGATTTTAACGGTTGTACAAACAAGATAAATCGTGGGGCCTATTGTGACGAACATAAGAAATCTAAGGAAACCGTTAAGCGAAAGCAAAATAAGAAAACCATTTACCACAACCAAAATAAATCTTTCTATAATTCAAAGGAATGGAAACATAGGAGGTCTTTCATATATGAGCGAGAAAGTGGTTGCTGTCAGAAATGCGGAAGGTTTGTCTTTGGAAAGCAAGCGCAAGTTCATCACATTGTCACCAATAAAAAAAATCCATTATTGAAACTCGATCCCACTAACTTAATGCTTCTTTGTCCTTCATGCCACATGGAAGAAGAAAATAAGGACAAGGGGAAAATGGCAAAAGTTTATCCAAGTTATTTTAAAGTCCCCCTACCAAAAAATAATTTATTTGCTTAAGGAAGACCGGTGAGATGGTAGGCACACGTATCGTTATACAAAATTCCAAAAAAATAAAGGGGGGTGTGAATATTGGCTACCAAAAAAGAGCGAGAAAAGATCGTTGCAACTAAAACAGAAGGTGAAAAAAATCGTATTTTAAAGATCATGAGGGATGCAGATATTTACACCCTCACGTTGGATCCATTATTAGAATCTTATCTTGATATCTATGAAATTTATACAACCATGCATTTGCAGTGGAAGGAAAAAGGCTTCCCTCCAACTCAACGTCACACCAACAAAGCAGGAGACACAAATAATTCAAAACATCCATTAGCGCAGCAAGTTGAAACTTGGTCTGAAAAGAAAACGAAAGCTTTGGATATGCTTGGTCTAACCAACAAATCGAAATCATCAAAGATTGTTACGGGTGGTTCTTCTGTAGGGAAGAACGAAAAGATGGAAAAACCTGTTGAGAAACCAAAAGATGCATTAGCGGAACATAGGGGAAAATGGCGGAATTCTACATGATTGAACGTGGAGTTAATTATGCCGATATATTCGCCAAGAAGGTAAGAAAAAATTCGAAAAAATACCATAATACGATTAAGTTGATGGTAGATCGTTGGTACAAGTGGAAAAAGCGTAAAGATATTTGGTTTGATGTAGACCGGGCAAATGAAATGATGGATTGGGTAGAAACTTTTGTCCGCCACACGAAAGGTAGTCTTGCGGGTCAAACATTTATTCTGGAAGATTGGGAGAAGTTTGCGTACTCGTGGATTTATGGATGGGTACACTATAACGAAGCTGGTAAGGTGATACGCGTTACGAGGGAATCTTACATTCAAATTCCTTAAAAGAACGGGAAGACTTTACTTGCGGTTGGTGCTCTTGGGTATTCAATGTATGGCGAGGGAGTACTTGGTGCAGATTGTTATTGTTGGGCTAGTGATTTTAACCAAGCTCAATTTGCAGCTAAACCATTTGCTGCCACCATCCTTAATCATGATGCACTATTGAATGTTTCGAAAATTTATAAAGGCCCAAAAGGAACAGTAACAAGTGTCACATACGATTACATTCATAACGATTTAGCGTACACAAATACTTTTATTGTTATGAGTAAAAATATAGATTCTATAGAAGGTTCCAATCCTCACTTTGTATTAAATGACGAGCTGCACAAACAGGAAAACATGGAGCAATACGATAACTTTAAATCGGCTCAGATTTCTCGGGATGAACCGATTATGTTTAATATCTCGACAGCTGGAAAAGGCTCGTCCAGTGTGGGGATGCGCGTTTATCGTGAAGCAAAAGAAGTCTTAAAAAATGACGATAATGATGCTAGTTTTGTCATGGTTTACGAACCAAATAAGAATTATGATTGGACAGACCGTAAAGTGTGGGAAATGGTCAATCCAAACATTCGTGTTTCTGTTACAATGAGTGCCGTCGAAACGGAATTCATTTCTGCAGCACGTTCTGCTCATAAGAAAGCTGAATTTCTTTCCAAGCACTTGAATGTTTTTGTAAATGGAGCAAATAATTTCTTTGAACAAGATCAGGTTGCTCATGTCCTGGTGAATGACCTAGGGGATTTTACTGGGGAAACTTGTTATATTGGATTGGACTTATCAAAGACGACCGACTTAACGTGTGTAAATTTGAATTTTCCAACCTATGATGAGGAAGGAAAAGCTATTTTGAAAGTAAAACAAATGTATTTTATTCCTAATGCTGATATTGAATTCAGAGAAAAAGAGGACAATGTACCCTACACGGAAATGGTAGAGCAGGGTTACGTTCAGTTCTGTGATGGGAAAATGATAGATCAAGACCAGGTGCTGGATTATATAAAAGAGTGTATGGATTTATATAATATACGACAATTAAATTATGATCCTGCCATGTCTCAAAAACTCATTGAGAAATGTGAAAATCTTGGTTTGGAATGTATTGTAGTTAACCAGTATCCCAATGTCATGATTGATGATGCAGAGCGATTAATTTATGAAAAGAGATTGTTTACGGACAATCCTTTATTTATTTACTGTGCTTTGAATCTAGTAGTTATTACGAATATGAATGGAATGAAAGGTCCGTCTAAGAGCCAATCCAAAAAGAAAATTGATGGATATGTCGCTTTTTTAGTTGCTCATAAAGAAACCATGATGGTCATGGATGATATAGCTGAGAATGGAATGGACGAATTGATTAGCGATATTTACAGGGGAGGGGGTGATAAGATTTGAGATTAAGAGATGGGTTCTCAAACTTTTTATATAGACTAGCTGAAAAACGTGGCTGGACAGAAGATGTATATTCAAGCTCTATTCGTTTTGGTGGTCGCTATGTAAATGACGAGAGCATTTTAGAGTCGAGTGATGTTTACGAATTGATGCAGGATATTAGTAATCAAATTATGCTGGCTGAGTTTGTTGTGGAAGACGAGAACGGCCAGGGATTTAAAAAACATAAGGCATTAAAAACTCTAGAGAATCCAAATAATTATTTAACAGGTTCCGAATTCAAGAAACTTATGACCAATACGTATTTATTGCAAGGAGAAGTTTTTCCGATATTGGACGGTAATCAAATGCATCTTGCTACCAATGTTTATACGGAGTTAGACGATAGACTCATAGAGCATTTTAAGATTGGTGGAGCAGAAATTCCTAACTTTATGATTAGGCATATTAAAAATATCGGAACTAATCATCTTAACGGTGTCGGTTTAATGCAATTAGGTAAAGAAACGCTCGAAGGCGTCTTGA
This genomic stretch from Peribacillus muralis harbors:
- a CDS encoding DUF6731 family protein; protein product: MSRVKRIGFNFFKSMTQNADGRYVRLNLSPIFNHIIDQYQRARTSGDPEYKRVYSYNNEPARLSEINVDFNTQYFHLTFERLNYALPNKTTLHGESEILDLDSDEFIGHEATVLYDSQNHILMIQRNRDSLGPTAIAAFIESLVVQANVSSNFSCAMVTDKTAKRRAFNQTSYRKITTKVVGTKANGLLERLFDTNPGVASIEISFNSKAVKDAEIDQDFTLQLLEDFIDDPEVERLRIRARENEESPVEPIDLINHKLEASQTVDLRTDRQLNTYRVFEYMVELYNTTDGGYKNKILRMD
- a CDS encoding IS3 family transposase (programmed frameshift), translated to MSKNIYTEFQIKELEKNPNIISASERSISYSPEFKKKSVKEYKKGKAPSQIFMDQGINLEIVGKKQPIRCLQRWRSTFERFGEEGFLTERRGKGSTGRPTSKPQSVEEQLRKAEARIKFLEAENGLPKKAGRARKAGFEKEIILTSAEKFYLIERTIRIHQLKKAVSYLCKLAGVSRSGYYDWVKAAPYRELREEQDGLDIELIRNIFISKKEKVGALQIKMIMENDYSAVMNHKKIRRLMTKYNLLAKIRRANPYRKMAKATKEHLTCPNLLKRKFNQEVPGKVLLTDITYLYYGKGQKAYLSCVKDAATKEIVTYHLSTSLEMDIVYETLHKLKQAVCHEFHPSVILHSDQGFHYTNPLFQRKVKELGITQSMSRKGNCWDNAPMESFFGHFKDLAEYKTCTNLTDVKEEIDRVIEEYNEHRYQRGLKKMAPVQYRDHLLAI
- a CDS encoding HNH endonuclease, producing the protein MKYCDFNGCTNKINRGAYCDEHKKSKETVKRKQNKKTIYHNQNKSFYNSKEWKHRRSFIYERESGCCQKCGRFVFGKQAQVHHIVTNKKNPLLKLDPTNLMLLCPSCHMEEENKDKGKMAKVYPSYFKVPLPKNNLFA
- a CDS encoding P27 family phage terminase small subunit; its protein translation is MATKKEREKIVATKTEGEKNRILKIMRDADIYTLTLDPLLESYLDIYEIYTTMHLQWKEKGFPPTQRHTNKAGDTNNSKHPLAQQVETWSEKKTKALDMLGLTNKSKSSKIVTGGSSVGKNEKMEKPVEKPKDALAEHRGKWRNST